The sequence CGGCGTAGGCGGAGCCCTCGGCCGGGCCGACACGCGCCCCGGAGCCGTCCGCCGGCCCGGTGCGCCCGGCGTAGAGCCCGACGGTCCCGCCGGTCCGGCCCACTTCGTGCGACGGCGGCTCCTCGGGCGGCGAGGGCGGCGCGGGCGGTACGGGTCCCGGGGGCAGCGGTGCGGGCGGTACGTCGCTCTCCGGGGCGCCCCGCTCCCCCGTACCGTCCTCGCCCGGGGGCCCGCCGATGCGGCCCGCGAGCCACAGCGCGTCGCCGAGTTGTTCGGCGTCGGGGTCGAGTCCGGCGGTGCGCAGGGTGAGGACGAAGGAGGAGAGGGGGGACGGCGGGGCGGCGCGCGGTGCCCGGGGTGTGCCGTCCGCCTGGCCCGGCGGGCCCGCGAACCCCGGCGGGGCGAAGGGAGCGCGCGGGGCGGGGGCGGGGCCTTGGTCGTGGGCGGGGCGCTGATCGTGAGCGGCGCGCTCTTCGTGGGCGCCTTGTTCGTGGGCGGCGCGCTGTTCGTGGGCGGCGCGCTGTTCGTGAGCGCCCCGCGACGCGTCAGCGCCCCGCGACGCGTCAGCGGTCCCCGGTTCGCCAGCGCCCCCCGGCGCGTCTGCCGCTCCCGGTGCACCGGCCGCGGACCCCGTGCCCCACCCGGTCTCCCCGGCTTCCGGCGCGTCCCCCGTCCTGTGACGCCCCGCCGCCCCGGCCCCCGTTCCGTGCGCGTTCCCCGGCTCGTCCTCCAGCCCGGACCCCGCCCCGTGCGCCTCCCTCGGCCCGGGGCCCGCCCCGTACCCCCGTGCCGTGCCGCGACCGGGGAGCGGGCGCGGGAGGGGGCCGGGGTCGGCGGGGCCCTCGGCGCGGTCGTCCCCGTGGTGCGGCATGGCGAAGTCGCGCATCGGGGTCACCTCGGGCGGTCGAGTCGCTGGATGAGGAGTTCGGCGAGGCGGTCGCGGTCGAGCCCGGGGGCCGCGCCGGTCAGGTGGATCGCGTTGAGGAGCTGGTCGGCGGCGAGGAGTTCGGTCTGCGAGCGCTCCAGGAAGCGCGCGATGAGGTCGTCCGCGTCGCGCTCGCGCTCGCGGCCGAGGTGGGCGCGGACGAAGTTGGCGAGGCGTTCGTGGTCGGGGCGGCCCAGTTCCAGGTGGATGCAGCGGCGCAGGAGCGGCGCGGGGAAGTCGCGTTCCTCGTTGCTCGTGAGCACGACGAAGGGGAAGTGGGTGCAGGCGACCCTGCCGTCCTTGATCCGCACCTTGCGGCCGTCCGAGGTGAGCACCTCGGCCTCGTTGCCCGGGAGCCGGTCGGCGAGCCGCTGGAGTTCGGGGATGACGAACTCGCCCTCCTCCAGGATGTTGAGGAGGTCGTTCGGGAGGTCTATGTCGCTCTTGTCCAGCTCGTCGACGAGGAGGACGCGGGGGCGCGCGGAGGGGAGCAGCGCGGTGCCGAGCGGGCCGAGCCTGATGTAGTCGC comes from Streptomyces sp. Tu6071 and encodes:
- a CDS encoding AAA family ATPase, producing the protein MSEAAVSEEPGPVAGEWLVYRGAGEPHDGIDRLPAPPPWRDFRHRASETPGGAETRRLGAHRAHTVSLRPGAEELEVINAALYLRRPLLVTGGPGVGKSSLAHSVADELRLGDVLRWPIVSRTSLQDGLYHYDAIARLQDVQIAAHDPEAAAGGPGAPERIGDYIRLGPLGTALLPSARPRVLLVDELDKSDIDLPNDLLNILEEGEFVIPELQRLADRLPGNEAEVLTSDGRKVRIKDGRVACTHFPFVVLTSNEERDFPAPLLRRCIHLELGRPDHERLANFVRAHLGRERERDADDLIARFLERSQTELLAADQLLNAIHLTGAAPGLDRDRLAELLIQRLDRPR